In one window of Canis lupus baileyi chromosome 12, mCanLup2.hap1, whole genome shotgun sequence DNA:
- the CD160 gene encoding CD160 antigen isoform X2: protein MSLPSFLLSSLQYTSLINCLTSMPAGLSGSSLLPPHSSQLELVPGMWRWSWSPGKPCLGVPMCFQEREAKDITGVNISCKFLCLLTMYRTLMATGRGSLALAILLATMDIQLGGCIHIHSSMYQKGKQLSLTCTLWYKAEEAEGVIVFLCKDRSSDCSPETSLKQLRLKRDPGRDGVSEVSSHLVFTINQATPSDSGTYQCCARSQKPDIRLQGHFFSVSVTETGNYTEEGLKHTGQPEFNHNKGTLSSGFLQEKIWVMLVTSLVALQAFVSLVPEL, encoded by the exons AtgtctcttccctcttttctcctttcttctctccagtACACCTCACTTATTAACTGTCTCACTTCCATGCCAGCTGGGCTCTCAGGCTCAAGCCTTCTTCCACCTCACTCTAGCCAACTTGAGCTAGTACCGGGAATGTGGAGATGGTCTTGGAGCCCTGGAAAGCCTTGTCTAGGAGTCCCCATGTGCTTTCAGGAACGTGAGGCCAAGGACATCACTGGAGTCAACATTTCCTGCAAGTTCCTGTGTCTGCTGACAATGTACAGGACACTGATGGCAACTGGCAGAGGCTCCTTGGCCCTGGCCATTCTGCTGGCAACTATGGACATCCAGCTTGGTG GGTGCATCCACATCCACAGCTCAATGTACCAGAAAGGGAAACAACTAAGCCTGACCTGTACTTTGTGGTATAAGGCAGAAGAGGCTGAGGGGGTTATAGTGTTTTTGTGCAAGGACAGGTCTTCGGACTGTTCCCCTGAGACCAGCTTGAAGCAACTGAGACTTAAACGGGACCCTGGGAGAGATGGTGTCAGTGAAGTATCATCTCATTTGGTGTTCACCATAAACCAAGCCACACCATCAGACAGTGGGACCTACCAGTGTTGTgccagaagccagaagccagatATCCGCCTTCAGGgtcactttttttctgtttcagtcaCAG AGACAGGGAACTACACAGAGGAAGGACTGAAACATACAGGACAGCCCGAGTTCAATCACAATAAAGGCACTCTCagttcaggcttcctgcaagaaaaAATCTGGGTGATGCTGGTCACCAGCCTAGTGGCCCTTCAAG CTTTTGTAAGCCTCGTGCCAgaactttaa
- the CD160 gene encoding CD160 antigen isoform X4, with protein MYRTLMATGRGSLALAILLATMDIQLGGCIHIHSSMYQKGKQLSLTCTLWYKAEEAEGVIVFLCKDRSSDCSPETSLKQLRLKRDPGRDGVSEVSSHLVFTINQATPSDSGTYQCCARSQKPDIRLQGHFFSVSVTETGNYTEEGLKHTGQPEFNHNKGTLSSGFLQEKIWVMLVTSLVALQAFVSLVPEL; from the exons ATGTACAGGACACTGATGGCAACTGGCAGAGGCTCCTTGGCCCTGGCCATTCTGCTGGCAACTATGGACATCCAGCTTGGTG GGTGCATCCACATCCACAGCTCAATGTACCAGAAAGGGAAACAACTAAGCCTGACCTGTACTTTGTGGTATAAGGCAGAAGAGGCTGAGGGGGTTATAGTGTTTTTGTGCAAGGACAGGTCTTCGGACTGTTCCCCTGAGACCAGCTTGAAGCAACTGAGACTTAAACGGGACCCTGGGAGAGATGGTGTCAGTGAAGTATCATCTCATTTGGTGTTCACCATAAACCAAGCCACACCATCAGACAGTGGGACCTACCAGTGTTGTgccagaagccagaagccagatATCCGCCTTCAGGgtcactttttttctgtttcagtcaCAG AGACAGGGAACTACACAGAGGAAGGACTGAAACATACAGGACAGCCCGAGTTCAATCACAATAAAGGCACTCTCagttcaggcttcctgcaagaaaaAATCTGGGTGATGCTGGTCACCAGCCTAGTGGCCCTTCAAG CTTTTGTAAGCCTCGTGCCAgaactttaa
- the CD160 gene encoding CD160 antigen isoform X3 has translation MYRTLMATGRGSLALAILLATMDIQLGGCIHIHSSMYQKGKQLSLTCTLWYKAEEAEGVIVFLCKDRSSDCSPETSLKQLRLKRDPGRDGVSEVSSHLVFTINQATPSDSGTYQCCARSQKPDIRLQGHFFSVSVTETGNYTEEGLKHTGQPEFNHNKGTLSSGFLQEKIWVMLVTSLVALQGTFRRHLSTSGNEATTPLTS, from the exons ATGTACAGGACACTGATGGCAACTGGCAGAGGCTCCTTGGCCCTGGCCATTCTGCTGGCAACTATGGACATCCAGCTTGGTG GGTGCATCCACATCCACAGCTCAATGTACCAGAAAGGGAAACAACTAAGCCTGACCTGTACTTTGTGGTATAAGGCAGAAGAGGCTGAGGGGGTTATAGTGTTTTTGTGCAAGGACAGGTCTTCGGACTGTTCCCCTGAGACCAGCTTGAAGCAACTGAGACTTAAACGGGACCCTGGGAGAGATGGTGTCAGTGAAGTATCATCTCATTTGGTGTTCACCATAAACCAAGCCACACCATCAGACAGTGGGACCTACCAGTGTTGTgccagaagccagaagccagatATCCGCCTTCAGGgtcactttttttctgtttcagtcaCAG AGACAGGGAACTACACAGAGGAAGGACTGAAACATACAGGACAGCCCGAGTTCAATCACAATAAAGGCACTCTCagttcaggcttcctgcaagaaaaAATCTGGGTGATGCTGGTCACCAGCCTAGTGGCCCTTCAAGGTACGTTCAGAAGACACTTAAGCACCTCAGGCAATGAGGCTACTACACCTCTGACATCTTGA
- the CD160 gene encoding CD160 antigen isoform X1, whose translation MSLPSFLLSSLQYTSLINCLTSMPAGLSGSSLLPPHSSQLELVPGMWRWSWSPGKPCLGVPMCFQEREAKDITGVNISCKFLCLLTMYRTLMATGRGSLALAILLATMDIQLGGCIHIHSSMYQKGKQLSLTCTLWYKAEEAEGVIVFLCKDRSSDCSPETSLKQLRLKRDPGRDGVSEVSSHLVFTINQATPSDSGTYQCCARSQKPDIRLQGHFFSVSVTETGNYTEEGLKHTGQPEFNHNKGTLSSGFLQEKIWVMLVTSLVALQGTFRRHLSTSGNEATTPLTS comes from the exons AtgtctcttccctcttttctcctttcttctctccagtACACCTCACTTATTAACTGTCTCACTTCCATGCCAGCTGGGCTCTCAGGCTCAAGCCTTCTTCCACCTCACTCTAGCCAACTTGAGCTAGTACCGGGAATGTGGAGATGGTCTTGGAGCCCTGGAAAGCCTTGTCTAGGAGTCCCCATGTGCTTTCAGGAACGTGAGGCCAAGGACATCACTGGAGTCAACATTTCCTGCAAGTTCCTGTGTCTGCTGACAATGTACAGGACACTGATGGCAACTGGCAGAGGCTCCTTGGCCCTGGCCATTCTGCTGGCAACTATGGACATCCAGCTTGGTG GGTGCATCCACATCCACAGCTCAATGTACCAGAAAGGGAAACAACTAAGCCTGACCTGTACTTTGTGGTATAAGGCAGAAGAGGCTGAGGGGGTTATAGTGTTTTTGTGCAAGGACAGGTCTTCGGACTGTTCCCCTGAGACCAGCTTGAAGCAACTGAGACTTAAACGGGACCCTGGGAGAGATGGTGTCAGTGAAGTATCATCTCATTTGGTGTTCACCATAAACCAAGCCACACCATCAGACAGTGGGACCTACCAGTGTTGTgccagaagccagaagccagatATCCGCCTTCAGGgtcactttttttctgtttcagtcaCAG AGACAGGGAACTACACAGAGGAAGGACTGAAACATACAGGACAGCCCGAGTTCAATCACAATAAAGGCACTCTCagttcaggcttcctgcaagaaaaAATCTGGGTGATGCTGGTCACCAGCCTAGTGGCCCTTCAAGGTACGTTCAGAAGACACTTAAGCACCTCAGGCAATGAGGCTACTACACCTCTGACATCTTGA